Genomic window (Halococcus saccharolyticus DSM 5350):
GCCCGACCGCCTCGATGCCGTCGACAGGAATATCGAAGCCGGCGGCCTCGCGGATCTCGCCGGCGAGATGCGAGACGAACACCGCCGTGGTCTCGCCGCCCGCGAGTTCTTCGAGGATGCCAGCGATGATTCGGGCCGACGCACCTGGTTCGGTGATGCTTTCGAGCTCGTCGACCAGCACGAGCCGCCGGCCCGTTCCGGAGACGAGGCCGGCGAACTCCCGGAGTGTGGACTCGAACGCGCCCGCGTCGAGAGTGCCCTGGCTCTTCTCCTGATAGTGCAGCGAGTCGTAGCGCTCGACGCGGGCTCGCTCGGCGGGGACGGGCAGCCCCATGTGCGCGAGCACCGTAACGAGCGCGAGGAGATCGAGGGTCGAGGTCTTCCCGCCACTGTTGACCCCCGAGAGCAGCGTCGGGCCCGCGACTCCGTAGTCGATCGGCTCGACCGCGTCGAAGGAGACGTCGAGCAGTGGCGAGCGGCCGGCCTCGATCGCGACCCCGCTGCCGCCGAGTTCGGGCAGCGTGCAGTCGAACTCGCGAGCGAAGCGCGCGACGGCGAGTTCGACGTCGCGTTCGAGCGCCGCGTGGACGAGTTCCTCACAGTCCTCCCGCAAGTCGGCGAGATCCGCCGCGAGGTCGCGTTTCAGCCGCGTCGCTCGACGGTCGCGCGCGGCGGTGAGCTCCTCGCGGAGCCGGCTCACGACCGCCTCGTCGTGCTCCACGGGAAAGGTGGGCTCCTCGGGGAACGCCTGCGCGGCGATTTCTGCCTCGCCAGCGTCGAGCGCAAGCGCGTCGACGAGGTGTTCGCGCGCGGCCTCGATCGCGGCGGCGTGTTCGTCTTCGAGCTCGCGCGAGAGCAGCGAGTCCACCCCCGCGCCCTGCTCGACGAGCGAGAGCAGGTCCGATCCTTCGATGGTGACGTCGCGCTCCTCGATCGCCTCACGGAGTCGGTCGTTCGCCACGCTTTCACCCGTCGAGACCGCCGCGTCGAGATCGTCGACCGCCTGGCGCAGCCGCGCGAGTTCGTCGTCGGGTACCACGCTTCCCTCGTCGTCGAGCCGGGAAAGCGCGTCGTCGAGCACCGCGAGATCGCAGGGGGTATCGAGGTCGGCGGCCCGTGCGACCGCGGCGGCCGCCCGGAGCCGATCGCGGTTTTCGGCGAAAAAGGCGAGCAGCCGCTCGGGAACCACCATTGCGGGTTTTTCGAGCGCGTCGGGTTCGACTCGGACGTCACCCGCGATGTCGATCCCGGCGAAGGACTCGTCGAGTACAATAACTGTCGAGTAGCCCGTCGCGAGATCCGCGAGACCGCGGGCGTCCTCGACGATCTCGACCGAGATTTCGGGGTAGGCGGCCTCGGCCGCGGCGTGGCGCTCGGCGTCGGCGGTGGCGAGACACCGCTCGCGGACCCGAATTCCAGTGGGCGATTCGAGCGGTTCGACCCCGGAGAGTGCGTCGAGCACCTCGGGATCGGGATCGTGTTCCATCGCCTGCGTGGCCCACTCGCGGACCTCCTCGATCCGAGACGTGCTGGCCGCGGGATAGAGGGTTTCGAGCCGCTTGGCGGCGTAGTCGGTGACCGCGCGGTCCTGGAGGAGGGCAAGCGCGTCGCGGTAGATCTCGCGGGCGCGATCGGTCGCGAGGAACTCCCCGGCATCGTCGTGTTCGGCCTTGATTGCCGCCCGTGCGATGGTCGCGGCACGCCCCGGCGTGACGCCGGGAGCCTCGGCGAGCGCCGCCACGTCGCCCGCCGCGAGCGCGCGTTCGGGCTCGTCGAGCGCCGCGAGGCGTTCGGCGGTTTTCGGGCCGACACCGGGGATGGATTCGAACTCCATCGCCTGCGTCAAGCCCCGCCGGGGAGAAAAACCATCCGGGGAGCGATCGGTACGCAGCCGGTCGCCGCCGAACGCAACGCGCTTTTGCCCCACGATCCCGAATCGGAACCATGAACGTCGAGGCGAAAGCAGCCGCCGTCCGCGAGGATCTCGCCGAACGCGATGGGGTCTTGATCGCGTTTTCCGGTGGTGTGGATTCGAGCGTGGTCGCGGCGCTCGCCCACGACGCGCTCGGTGAGGACGCCGTGGCCTGCACCGCCAAAAGCGAAACGCTGCCGGCGGCCGAACTCGACGACGCGAAACGGGTCACGGAGGAGATCGGCGTTCGCCACGAGATCGTGGAGTTCTCGGAGCTCAGTAGTGATGAGTTCGTCGCGAACGACGGCGACCGGTGCTATCACTGCCGCACGATGCGGCTCTCGGCGATGTTCGACGCCGCGCGGGAGTTGGGAATCACGACGGTCTGTGACGGGACGAACGCCTCCGATCCCGGCGAAGGCCACCGGCCAGGTCTCCGCGCGGTCGAGGAACTGAACGCCTACTCCCCACTATTGGAACACGACATCACGAAGGAGGAGGTGCGAGAAATCGCCCGCGAGTACGGGCTCTCGGTCGCGGACAAACCTTCGATGGCGTGTCTCTCCTCGCGGATTCCCACGGGCCTGAACGTCACCGAGGAGCGCCTCTCGCGGGTCGAGAAGGCCGAAACCCTCCTTCGGACGTGGGGGTTCGAGCAGTTCCGAGTGCGCGATCACGACGGTCTCGCGCGTATCGAGGTCGCGCCCGAGGAGCTGGAGCGCGCGCTCGATGCCGACTTCGTTCGAGCAGCCCGCGAGCATCTCACCGACATCGGTTTCGAGCACGTCACACTCGATCTCCACGGCTACCGCACCGGGAGCGTCAGCCCGGAAGACGATGCGGCGGCCGAGACTGCGGATGGGGCAGGAAGCGACGCGTCGGGGCCCGTTTCGGGCGATCTCGATCTCGGTGCGGAGTACCCGACCGCCGAGGATTGAGGCCGTCGCGGGTTCGACACGACCTCACTCACGGTAGCTCGTGTCGTTCTCTCGGACGATCGCGAATCCCTCGTCAGGATCGCCCCGGAGTTCGTTCACTGCACAGTTTTTCTGTGACTCGCCGGCGATCGATTCCACGTAGTCGATCCCTTTGAGACGAGCGAGCAGCGCGTAGAGCGGTCCGCCGTGAGTGACGATCAAGACCGTTTCGTCCTCCGTATCGGCGACGAGACGATCGAACGCGGCGAGTACGCGCTCGCGGCAGTCGAGCAGGCTCTCGCCGCGCTCGGGGACGGCTTCGAGCGCCGCGATGCCGGACTCGGTGACCGCGAACTCGGGATAGGTCTCGAACAGCGCCTCGTAGGAAAGCCCCTGGTACACCCCGAAATCGCGCTCGCGCCACGCCCGATGGAACGTCGGCTCGACATCGACGCCAGCTTCGTGGACGAGCACCGCTGTCTCACGGGTCCGCCGGAGGTCGGAGGCGACGAAACGGTCGACGTCGTACGTTGCGGCGAGATGGTCGCCGACGAGCGTGGCTTGCTCGCGTCCCCGTTCGGAGAGCGGAACGGGTGCCCAGCCCTGGACTCGTCGGGCCGCGTTCCACGGGGTCTCACCGTGGCGGACGAGGAGAACGGTCATGACCGTGTTTGGATGGCCGCTCGAATGAGCGTTGGTATCCCGACCCCGAGCGAGGAGTGGAAACTGGTTTTTCGGTTTCCCATGGGTCGTGTTGACACTCGAATGCGTGAGAGACCGTATCGTGGAGTATATATCCGGTGACGTGGAATCGAAGGCGTATGCCTGAATGCCAGAACTGTGGTGCGTTCGTGACGGCGGCGTACGCCCGGGTTTTCACGCCGAGCGAAGTCGAGGACCCACGGGTGTGCCCGCAGTGTGAGGACAAGATCCGCGACGGCGCGGAAGTCAGGCAGGCGCGGTCGACGCGGCGCGGCTAGTTCTCGGCGTCGGCGACGATTTCTCGGACGGACTCGAAGACTTCCTCAGCACGTGCTTCGTCGCGCGCCTCGGCAGTGATCCGCACGAGCGGTTGGGTCCCGCTCGCCCGCACCAGAAACCACGCGTCCCCGAGGTCGGCGCGGACGCCGTCGAGCGTTCGGACGTCGTCGTACTCCGCGATCACCCGCTCCTCGACGCGCTCCATCACGCCACCCTTGTCGGCGGTCTCGACGTTCGCACGCCGGATCGGGTAGGTTTCGATCTCGGTAGCACGCTCGGCCAGCGGACGCTCGGCGGCGAGCGCCGCGAGGCGACAGGCTGCGAGCGGACCGTCGGGACAGAGGGTCTGAGCGGGCCAGATCCACGCGCCGCTCGGTTCGCCGCCGAACACCACGTCCGCCTCGGTCGCGCGCTCGGCCACGAACACGTCGCCGACTTTCGTGTGGGTGACCGTCGCTCCGAGCGGCGCGAGCGCATCGTCGACCGCGAGACTCGTGTCGACAGGAACTGCAACACGCGGTTCGGCGATATCGCTCCGCGCGACCGCCTCGCGCGCAAAGAGTGCAAGCAGGACGTCCCCGGAGAGGAACTCGCCCGCACCGGTGGCCGCCCGCAGCCGATCGGCGTCGCCGTCGTGGGCGATCCCGAGGTCGGCGTCCGTCGTTTCGACCAGTCTTCGAAGCGACTCGCAGTTCTCGGCGGTCGGCTCGGAGGGCCGGCCCGGGAACCCACCATCAGGCTGGGCGTTGAGCGTCTCGACTGCACAGCCGAGGGCCTGGAGCGCGTCGACGGTGACGCCGCCGGCTCCGTTGCCGAGGTCGACCGCGACTGAGAGCGGGTCGTCGATCTCGACTGCTTCCACGAGCGACTCGACGTGGCGCTCGGCGGCGTCGGTCGGGGTGCGGTCGCCGAGACCGTCCCACGCCTGGAGATCGGTCTCGTCCTCACGGACGCGCCGGGCGATCGTCTTGCGGGCGGCCTCGTCGAACGCCTGGCCGCTCGGCTGCCAGAGCTTGATCCCGTTGTCCGGTGCGGGGTTGTGCGACGCCGTGACCGAGATGCCGGCGTCGGCGTCGTGCCAGCCGACCGCGCGCGCCACCGTGGGAGTGGCTGCAAGCCCCAGATCGAATACATCAGTGCCGGATTCGCGGAGGCCGGCGGTCAGCGCGTCGGTGAGGAGCCGCCCGCTCTCGCGCGGGTCGCGACCGACCACGGCGCTGTCGGCGTCGATCCCGACCGCACGGCCGACGGCAAGCGCGAGGTCGGCCGTCACCGTCTCACCGACTGGCCCACGGATGCCGCTGGTGCCGAACATGGGCGTGGTCTGGGAGCGTGCGGGTCAAGACAGTACTGGTGTTCGGTAGGGCGGTCCGTACGCGTCGTCACTCAATCTTGCCGTCGTACCGTATCCCCAATAAAGTCAGTTACAACAGTTTCCTCAGATTCCGAAAAACACTTACAATAGTAATGGTACCGTGATAGCAGATGACAATGGATCAAAAAAGCCCCGATCGTCGTAACCTGTTGAAAATTCTCGGTAGCGTGGCCGGAGTGGGGGGACTTGCCGGCTGCCTCGGTGACAGTGGTAATAGCAGCGGCGGCAGTGGTGGTGGCAACGATAGTGGAGGCGGTGGCGGTGGTGGCAACGGTAGCGGCGGCAGCAGCGGGAACAACAGCGGTAGTGGCAACGGTAGCGACGGTAGTGGTGGCGGCGGGGAGACCGGAATGGTGATGCTCACCTCGACTTCGACCACCTCGGCCTACGCGATGAGCCAGGGCATCGCCGCAACCGTCAATCAGAACAACAACACGGTAAATGTCGACGCACGTCCAAGTGAAGGGACGAACGCGAACGTCGGCCAACTGCAGCGCCAGGCCGCCCAGATCGTCTACATCCAGAACTGGACAGCGAACAAGCTCCGGGAGGGCCAGGACCCCTTCTCGGACCTATCGTTCACCCCGAATCAGGTCCACCACCTCTACGATCTCGGCTGGTTTCTCTGTACCGGCAATCAGGGCTGGGAGACAGTCGCCGACATAGAGAGCGGCAGCCGGGTTTCGCCGACGCCTCGCGGGTCGGGGACCTCAGAGATGCTCCAGCAGGCGCTCGGTTACGCCACTGAGGATTACGAGCGTGTCAGTATCGACTACGGAAGTCAGGGCAGCGCGATGAGCGCGGGTCGGCTTGATGTCGGAGCCGGAACGTTCGTCAACTTCTCCGTCGAGCCAGGCTGGTTACAGGAGATGAAGGGAACTGTCGACCTCCGACTACTCGATTTCCCCGACAACGTCGCCTCGAAGCTCCGTCAGGACCCCGCAATCAACGTGACCGATATCGACACGAGCCAGTTCGATGGGTTCGCGTACGCGCCCGACCAACTGACGACGCCGTCGCTGTCGTACAACTTCATCGCGCGTAACGATTTCAGCTACGACGCGGTGTACAGCTATCTGGAGACGCTTCACGCCAACCGAGAAGGGTTGGAGGAGTACAACGCGCTGCTCGGCCCGCTAGCCGACGAACAGCAGTTCCTCGCCAACCCCTATGACATGCCGTTCCACCCAGCAGCGGCGGATTTCTACGAGGAGATCGGCATCTGGAACGACGACCTGACCAGAGGAGAAGAGTAACCAAATGAGCACACTGGCGGACGCGGACGGTATCGGAACCGCGATCGGCGATGCTGTCAACCGCTGGACCGATGAGCGGACGACCGGCGAGCTCACACTCCGTGCCGTTATCGGGCTGTTCGCCGTCACGTTGAGTCTCTATACGTTCTACTTCGCCTACTCGCTCGTGTTCGTCCGAGTTCGTCACTCGAACATCTTTCTGGGGGTTGGGCTCGCCATCTTCTTTCTCTACGAGGCACAGAAGCACCTGTACGGCACCGCCGACGTAGCGGCCTACCGTGACCGCAAGACCGCGCCGGAGGGGTCAGTACTCTCCCGCGTGCGTTCGCAGTTGGGACGGTTCGACGGGCTGGTGATGATCATCGAGGCAGCCGGTGCGCTCCTCGGGGCGTGGTACGTCGAATCGAACTTCGACCGGCTGTTGAACGATGCAGTCATCGTGGGCTACACCCAGCAGGACTACCTCATGGGGCTGCTCATCATCGTTGTCGTCACCGACGCAACCCGGCGGGCGTACGGATGGGCAATCACGTCAGTCGTACTCTTCACCATCGCCTACGCGCTGGCCGGACCGTGGCTACCGGGTTTTCTCGGCCACACGGGGATGACGTGGCAGAACGTCGCCCGCTATGGAGCCATCGGGCTGTCGGGAACCTACGGGTTCATCCTCGGCATCGGAACGACGTGGGTCGCCGTGTTCATCATCTTCGCCGGAATGGCGAAGACCTACGGTGCGCTCGAATACATCCTGAACGGCGGGCAACGGCTCGGAAACTACCTTCGAACCGGTGTCGTACAGGTGGCGGTCATCGCTAGCATGGCGATGGGATCGATCACCGGGTCGGCCGCTGCGAACACTGCAACCACCGGTAGTTTCACGATTCCGATGATGCAGGATCAGGGGGTTCGCGACGACTTTGCGGCGGCAATCGAGAGCGTTGCCTCCTCGGGTGGGCAGATGATGCCGCCCGTAATGGGTGTTGCCGCATTCATCATGGCCGACATCCTCGGCGTCTCTTACGTCGAAATCATCCGCGCAGCCCTCATTCCGGCACTGTTGTTCTACTTCAGTGTCGGTATCGGGGTCCAGTTCGTCGTGCTACGCTTCGGTTGGACAGCCGAGCAATCCGCCTCGGGAACGCTCGTCTCGTCGCTGTTCAGCCGCGATTCGCTCGTCGCCATCGGGTACGTCGCCCTCGTCGCGGTGGCCTTTGCGGTGCTCGACTCGGTCATCGGGCTGTCCGCGCTGTTCGCAGGGCTC
Coding sequences:
- a CDS encoding TAXI family TRAP transporter solute-binding subunit, whose product is MTMDQKSPDRRNLLKILGSVAGVGGLAGCLGDSGNSSGGSGGGNDSGGGGGGGNGSGGSSGNNSGSGNGSDGSGGGGETGMVMLTSTSTTSAYAMSQGIAATVNQNNNTVNVDARPSEGTNANVGQLQRQAAQIVYIQNWTANKLREGQDPFSDLSFTPNQVHHLYDLGWFLCTGNQGWETVADIESGSRVSPTPRGSGTSEMLQQALGYATEDYERVSIDYGSQGSAMSAGRLDVGAGTFVNFSVEPGWLQEMKGTVDLRLLDFPDNVASKLRQDPAINVTDIDTSQFDGFAYAPDQLTTPSLSYNFIARNDFSYDAVYSYLETLHANREGLEEYNALLGPLADEQQFLANPYDMPFHPAAADFYEEIGIWNDDLTRGEE
- the larE gene encoding ATP-dependent sacrificial sulfur transferase LarE, with the protein product MNVEAKAAAVREDLAERDGVLIAFSGGVDSSVVAALAHDALGEDAVACTAKSETLPAAELDDAKRVTEEIGVRHEIVEFSELSSDEFVANDGDRCYHCRTMRLSAMFDAARELGITTVCDGTNASDPGEGHRPGLRAVEELNAYSPLLEHDITKEEVREIAREYGLSVADKPSMACLSSRIPTGLNVTEERLSRVEKAETLLRTWGFEQFRVRDHDGLARIEVAPEELERALDADFVRAAREHLTDIGFEHVTLDLHGYRTGSVSPEDDAAAETADGAGSDASGPVSGDLDLGAEYPTAED
- a CDS encoding DUF7563 family protein, with the protein product MPECQNCGAFVTAAYARVFTPSEVEDPRVCPQCEDKIRDGAEVRQARSTRRG
- a CDS encoding helix-hairpin-helix domain-containing protein, whose translation is MEFESIPGVGPKTAERLAALDEPERALAAGDVAALAEAPGVTPGRAATIARAAIKAEHDDAGEFLATDRAREIYRDALALLQDRAVTDYAAKRLETLYPAASTSRIEEVREWATQAMEHDPDPEVLDALSGVEPLESPTGIRVRERCLATADAERHAAAEAAYPEISVEIVEDARGLADLATGYSTVIVLDESFAGIDIAGDVRVEPDALEKPAMVVPERLLAFFAENRDRLRAAAAVARAADLDTPCDLAVLDDALSRLDDEGSVVPDDELARLRQAVDDLDAAVSTGESVANDRLREAIEERDVTIEGSDLLSLVEQGAGVDSLLSRELEDEHAAAIEAAREHLVDALALDAGEAEIAAQAFPEEPTFPVEHDEAVVSRLREELTAARDRRATRLKRDLAADLADLREDCEELVHAALERDVELAVARFAREFDCTLPELGGSGVAIEAGRSPLLDVSFDAVEPIDYGVAGPTLLSGVNSGGKTSTLDLLALVTVLAHMGLPVPAERARVERYDSLHYQEKSQGTLDAGAFESTLREFAGLVSGTGRRLVLVDELESITEPGASARIIAGILEELAGGETTAVFVSHLAGEIREAAGFDIPVDGIEAVGLEGGELVVERSPKKGVLARSTPELIVEKLATRDGEAAGDVESFYERLLEKFE
- the glmM gene encoding phosphoglucosamine mutase — its product is MFGTSGIRGPVGETVTADLALAVGRAVGIDADSAVVGRDPRESGRLLTDALTAGLRESGTDVFDLGLAATPTVARAVGWHDADAGISVTASHNPAPDNGIKLWQPSGQAFDEAARKTIARRVREDETDLQAWDGLGDRTPTDAAERHVESLVEAVEIDDPLSVAVDLGNGAGGVTVDALQALGCAVETLNAQPDGGFPGRPSEPTAENCESLRRLVETTDADLGIAHDGDADRLRAATGAGEFLSGDVLLALFAREAVARSDIAEPRVAVPVDTSLAVDDALAPLGATVTHTKVGDVFVAERATEADVVFGGEPSGAWIWPAQTLCPDGPLAACRLAALAAERPLAERATEIETYPIRRANVETADKGGVMERVEERVIAEYDDVRTLDGVRADLGDAWFLVRASGTQPLVRITAEARDEARAEEVFESVREIVADAEN
- a CDS encoding histidine phosphatase family protein, translating into MTVLLVRHGETPWNAARRVQGWAPVPLSERGREQATLVGDHLAATYDVDRFVASDLRRTRETAVLVHEAGVDVEPTFHRAWRERDFGVYQGLSYEALFETYPEFAVTESGIAALEAVPERGESLLDCRERVLAAFDRLVADTEDETVLIVTHGGPLYALLARLKGIDYVESIAGESQKNCAVNELRGDPDEGFAIVRENDTSYRE
- a CDS encoding TRAP transporter permease; its protein translation is MSTLADADGIGTAIGDAVNRWTDERTTGELTLRAVIGLFAVTLSLYTFYFAYSLVFVRVRHSNIFLGVGLAIFFLYEAQKHLYGTADVAAYRDRKTAPEGSVLSRVRSQLGRFDGLVMIIEAAGALLGAWYVESNFDRLLNDAVIVGYTQQDYLMGLLIIVVVTDATRRAYGWAITSVVLFTIAYALAGPWLPGFLGHTGMTWQNVARYGAIGLSGTYGFILGIGTTWVAVFIIFAGMAKTYGALEYILNGGQRLGNYLRTGVVQVAVIASMAMGSITGSAAANTATTGSFTIPMMQDQGVRDDFAAAIESVASSGGQMMPPVMGVAAFIMADILGVSYVEIIRAALIPALLFYFSVGIGVQFVVLRFGWTAEQSASGTLVSSLFSRDSLVAIGYVALVAVAFAVLDSVIGLSALFAGLGALGVVVLVRLLQALIAQGDPTAARAEFAVAAEGFFEGPHFLVPMAVLVYTLVVMRLTPLSAGLYTAVTLVATIVVRCFVVDSLLRAPVTATVQTVKGLRSGAIEMAPLVGVLAAMGIIISMLTQTGLSSKISIRMVGLAGGVFIAVLLMAMFLSILFGLGMPTPAAYILVVILVAPGIIEVGVPELTAHLFVFYFAMLSAITPPVAVAVAVGSRIADANFIQTGIQALRIGVSGFFIPFAFISNASLIYWTFPGTLVHTTIVFVGVVGLIASTTAYDGKNVLSAVPRFVYFGLALIALYAPMTIVQAMAAMLIGVGLVFAQMDQLPATVTPVKER